A DNA window from Methylobacterium sp. NMS14P contains the following coding sequences:
- a CDS encoding HupE/UreJ family protein, which translates to MKRPLSARPAASLTLLPAALILLPQAALAHPGHGAATGAEAGFLHPLLGADHVLAMVAVGLLASLRGGRALWALPLSFLALMSAGAGLGTAGIALPHVEIGIALSIVVFGLAAIVGLRAPVALLAALVGVFAVFHGYAHGAEMPETAPGLSFGLGFLAATALLHAAGIGLGVAASRIGATRAAPALGAGLAAAGLALLALPA; encoded by the coding sequence ATGAAGCGCCCGCTCTCCGCCCGACCCGCCGCATCTCTGACGCTCCTGCCGGCGGCGCTCATCCTGCTGCCCCAGGCGGCGCTCGCCCATCCGGGCCATGGCGCCGCGACGGGCGCGGAGGCGGGCTTCCTCCATCCGCTTCTGGGCGCCGACCATGTGCTCGCGATGGTCGCGGTCGGCCTCCTCGCCAGCCTGCGCGGCGGACGGGCGCTCTGGGCACTGCCCCTGTCGTTCCTGGCGCTGATGAGCGCGGGGGCGGGACTGGGCACGGCCGGCATCGCGCTGCCGCATGTCGAGATCGGGATCGCGCTGTCCATCGTCGTGTTCGGCCTCGCCGCCATCGTCGGACTGCGCGCGCCGGTCGCCCTGCTGGCCGCCCTGGTCGGCGTCTTCGCGGTGTTCCACGGCTACGCCCACGGGGCCGAGATGCCGGAGACCGCCCCCGGCCTGTCCTTCGGCCTCGGTTTCCTCGCGGCCACCGCGCTCCTGCACGCCGCGGGGATCGGCCTCGGCGTCGCGGCGTCGCGGATCGGAGCGACGCGGGCCGCCCCGGCCCTCGGCGCCGGCCTCGCCGCGGCCGGCCTCGCGCTGCTGGCGCTCCCCGCCTGA
- a CDS encoding winged helix-turn-helix domain-containing protein produces the protein MRLLEMIAEHGSISGAGRALGMSYRRAWLLVEAMNTGFGRPVVEAQTGGRAGGGARLSAFGADVVRRYRAVEAAAEAAAAPFLNSLGQVGDA, from the coding sequence GTGCGGCTTCTGGAGATGATCGCCGAGCACGGCTCCATCTCGGGCGCCGGCCGCGCGCTGGGCATGTCGTACCGCCGCGCGTGGCTGCTGGTCGAGGCGATGAACACCGGCTTCGGCCGGCCCGTGGTCGAGGCGCAGACCGGCGGCCGGGCCGGCGGGGGCGCGCGCCTCTCGGCCTTCGGCGCGGACGTGGTGCGCCGGTACCGGGCCGTGGAGGCGGCCGCGGAGGCGGCGGCCGCGCCGTTCCTGAATAGCCTGGGACAGGTCGGGGACGCGTAA
- a CDS encoding metal ABC transporter permease has protein sequence MAKLTTLALMGLLAVTTGAQAAPKVERLRGTVEAVAGGGFTLKTLDGASETVALAPDAKVSWVIPSSLDAIKDGVFIGTATKGQPPVALEVVLFPEAMRGTGEGHYDWDMIPDRTAGGAPVKSAMTNGTVKADVRSTAPDAPRVKSAMTNGTVKASSGGAERTLTVDYGQGQSLQILVPPQAPVVSFEPASASAVTPGAKVFVIAARGDDGRITARRVAVGKDGLTPPM, from the coding sequence ATGGCAAAACTCACGACGCTCGCCCTGATGGGCCTGCTGGCCGTCACCACCGGTGCGCAGGCGGCACCGAAGGTCGAGCGCCTGCGCGGGACCGTCGAGGCGGTCGCGGGCGGCGGCTTCACGCTGAAGACGCTCGACGGCGCGTCGGAAACCGTGGCGCTCGCCCCCGACGCGAAGGTCTCCTGGGTCATCCCGTCGAGCCTCGACGCGATCAAGGACGGCGTCTTCATCGGCACCGCCACGAAGGGCCAGCCGCCGGTCGCCCTGGAGGTGGTGCTGTTTCCCGAGGCGATGCGCGGCACCGGCGAGGGACACTACGACTGGGACATGATTCCCGACCGCACGGCGGGCGGGGCGCCGGTGAAGAGCGCGATGACCAACGGCACCGTGAAGGCGGACGTGCGCTCGACCGCGCCGGACGCGCCCCGCGTGAAGAGCGCGATGACCAACGGGACTGTGAAGGCGAGCAGCGGCGGGGCGGAGCGGACCCTCACCGTCGATTACGGCCAGGGCCAGTCGCTGCAGATCCTGGTGCCGCCGCAGGCGCCGGTCGTCAGCTTCGAGCCCGCCAGCGCCTCGGCCGTGACGCCCGGCGCGAAGGTCTTCGTGATCGCCGCCCGCGGGGATGACGGCCGCATCACCGCCCGGCGCGTCGCCGTCGGCAAGGATGGCCTGACGCCGCCCATGTGA
- a CDS encoding porin, with protein sequence MKLLKSSLLGSAAAFAAVGAAHAADLPVKKAVPIEYVRVCGAYGAGFFYIPGTDTCLRLSGRARFEGGYMTSYSRQGSNGDTSGYQGRMRINLDARTQTAYGTLRAFVRLDAGSRTGYSGVGTSGTQQRIGQAFPGLGIDQFGRAQQFVNVDKAFIQFAGMTAGRASSFFDFYAHDFEFAGATLGSDIASTNLLAYTATLGNGLSATISAEDPVFRRSVIFSQTNNPGGVTVNANLANFAQSQSPAEVFIGYTNGVPTRYSFVDVIQRSRMPDVVGALRLDQAWGSAQVSAAVHELNVGNVANGAGTGTGSNISIPHASNSYGWAVQGGLKINTPFIAPGDALYLQGAYGSGAQMYTGYCAFSGCYSQNPATIQGQKFAQYINDATLNPFSGQLEQSTSFTATASYLHYWSPEWRSAFFGSYGEMSYGSGARLAQGAAFALANAPGTNSFGVNAVGVPGTRFFQLSEALRDTYQFVAGGSIIWSPVKDLDIGVEGFYTQIGVKSGRVIDRDKSPTAYANVAGINNGTFVPRTTTADSVSTFRFRVQRDF encoded by the coding sequence ATGAAGCTCTTGAAGAGCTCATTGCTCGGGTCTGCTGCTGCGTTCGCGGCGGTAGGCGCAGCCCACGCCGCCGACCTGCCGGTCAAGAAGGCGGTCCCGATCGAGTACGTCCGCGTCTGCGGCGCCTACGGCGCCGGCTTCTTCTACATCCCCGGCACCGACACCTGCCTGCGTCTCTCCGGCCGCGCCCGGTTCGAGGGCGGCTACATGACCAGCTACTCGCGCCAGGGCAGCAACGGCGACACGTCGGGCTACCAGGGCCGGATGCGCATCAACCTCGATGCCCGCACCCAGACCGCCTACGGCACGCTGCGCGCCTTCGTCCGCCTCGATGCCGGCTCCCGCACCGGCTACTCCGGCGTCGGCACCTCCGGCACCCAGCAGCGCATCGGCCAGGCCTTCCCGGGCCTCGGCATCGACCAGTTCGGCCGCGCCCAGCAGTTCGTGAACGTCGACAAGGCGTTCATCCAGTTCGCCGGCATGACCGCCGGTCGCGCCTCGTCGTTCTTCGACTTCTACGCCCACGACTTCGAGTTCGCCGGCGCCACGCTGGGCTCCGACATCGCCTCGACCAACCTGCTCGCCTACACGGCCACGCTCGGCAACGGCCTGTCCGCCACGATCTCGGCCGAAGATCCGGTCTTCCGCCGCAGCGTGATCTTCTCGCAGACCAACAACCCGGGCGGCGTGACGGTCAACGCCAACCTCGCCAACTTCGCGCAGTCTCAGTCGCCGGCCGAGGTGTTCATCGGCTACACCAACGGCGTGCCGACCCGGTACAGCTTCGTCGACGTGATCCAGCGCTCGCGCATGCCCGATGTGGTCGGCGCCCTGCGCCTCGACCAGGCCTGGGGCTCGGCTCAGGTCTCGGCGGCCGTCCACGAGCTGAACGTCGGCAACGTCGCCAACGGCGCCGGCACCGGCACCGGCTCGAACATCAGCATCCCGCACGCCAGCAACTCGTACGGCTGGGCGGTGCAGGGCGGCCTGAAGATCAACACGCCGTTCATCGCGCCGGGCGACGCCCTCTACCTCCAGGGCGCCTACGGCTCCGGTGCCCAGATGTACACCGGCTACTGCGCGTTCAGCGGCTGCTACTCGCAGAACCCGGCCACCATCCAGGGCCAGAAGTTCGCTCAGTACATCAACGACGCGACGCTCAACCCGTTCTCGGGTCAGCTGGAGCAGTCGACGAGCTTCACCGCGACGGCCTCGTACCTGCACTACTGGTCGCCGGAGTGGCGCTCGGCCTTCTTCGGGTCGTACGGTGAGATGAGCTACGGCAGCGGGGCCCGTCTGGCCCAGGGCGCGGCCTTCGCGCTGGCGAACGCGCCCGGCACCAACTCCTTCGGCGTGAACGCCGTCGGCGTGCCGGGCACCCGGTTCTTCCAGCTCAGCGAGGCGCTGCGCGACACCTACCAGTTCGTGGCGGGCGGCAGCATCATCTGGTCGCCGGTCAAGGACCTCGATATCGGTGTCGAGGGCTTCTACACCCAGATCGGCGTCAAGAGCGGCCGCGTGATCGACCGCGACAAGAGCCCGACCGCCTACGCCAACGTCGCCGGCATCAACAACGGCACCTTCGTGCCGCGGACCACCACGGCGGACAGCGTCTCCACCTTCCGCTTCCGCGTCCAGCGCGACTTCTAA
- a CDS encoding porin, translating into MPLLRSSLLGSAAAFATLGAAHAADLPIKKAVPVEYVRVCGAYGAGFFYIPGTDTCLRISGRARFEGGYMTASTRQAGTNAGDTAGYQARLRINLDARTQTAYGTLRAFVRLDAGSRTGYARSGTQARIGQAYDATGVDEAGHAQQFMNVDKAFIQFAGLTAGRASSFFDFYAHDFEIYGATSGSDVSSTNLLAYTVTPGYGLSATLSIEDPVFRRSPIYAPAGTASPVSPVFVGYFGGAPIGVSSIDSVQRERLPDVVGVLRVDQAWGSAQLSAAVHELNVGNIATTPAAGANVGVAHTRSVEGWAVQGGLKINAPFVAPGDALYLQSAYADGAQMYTGYCAFTGCYTQLNNGFHGQKIYQSFSDATVNPFTGQLQTSQSFSAVASFLHYWTPEWRSAVFGSYGEQDFSRNARLAQGALYNVLNFNGAANFGSNAVGAPGTRFYQLSQALRDTYQVAAGGSLIWSPVRDLDIGLEAFYTQIGVKHGRAIDSDKSPTAYANVAGINNGTFVPRTVTHDSVSQVRFRVQRDF; encoded by the coding sequence ATGCCATTACTGAGATCATCGTTGCTGGGGTCCGCCGCCGCGTTCGCGACGCTGGGCGCTGCACACGCCGCCGACCTGCCGATCAAGAAGGCGGTCCCGGTCGAGTACGTCCGCGTCTGCGGCGCGTACGGCGCGGGCTTCTTCTACATCCCCGGCACCGATACCTGCCTGCGCATCTCGGGCCGCGCGCGGTTCGAGGGCGGATACATGACGGCGTCCACGCGGCAGGCCGGCACGAACGCCGGTGACACCGCGGGTTATCAGGCCCGTCTGCGCATCAACCTCGATGCCCGCACGCAGACCGCCTACGGCACGCTGCGCGCCTTCGTCCGCCTCGATGCCGGCTCCCGCACCGGGTACGCGCGCTCGGGGACGCAGGCTCGCATCGGGCAGGCCTACGACGCCACCGGCGTCGACGAGGCCGGGCATGCGCAGCAATTCATGAACGTCGACAAGGCGTTCATCCAGTTCGCCGGTCTCACGGCCGGTCGCGCGTCGTCGTTCTTCGACTTCTACGCCCACGACTTCGAGATCTACGGCGCGACCTCTGGCTCGGATGTCTCCTCCACCAACCTCCTCGCCTACACGGTGACGCCCGGCTACGGCCTGTCGGCCACGCTGTCGATCGAGGATCCGGTCTTCCGGCGCAGCCCGATCTACGCGCCGGCCGGCACCGCGTCGCCGGTGAGCCCGGTCTTCGTCGGCTACTTCGGAGGTGCACCGATCGGGGTCAGCAGCATCGACAGCGTCCAGCGCGAGCGGTTGCCCGACGTGGTCGGCGTCCTGCGCGTCGATCAGGCCTGGGGCTCGGCGCAGCTCTCCGCCGCGGTGCACGAGCTGAACGTGGGCAACATCGCGACGACCCCGGCGGCGGGCGCCAATGTCGGCGTCGCGCACACCAGGAGCGTCGAGGGCTGGGCGGTGCAGGGCGGCCTGAAGATCAACGCCCCCTTCGTCGCGCCGGGCGACGCCCTCTATCTCCAGAGCGCCTACGCCGACGGCGCGCAGATGTACACGGGATACTGCGCCTTCACCGGCTGCTACACGCAGCTCAACAACGGTTTCCACGGCCAGAAGATCTACCAGAGCTTCTCGGACGCGACGGTCAACCCGTTCACCGGCCAGCTGCAGACATCGCAATCCTTCTCGGCGGTCGCGTCGTTCCTGCATTACTGGACGCCGGAATGGCGCTCGGCGGTCTTCGGCTCCTACGGAGAGCAGGATTTCTCCCGCAATGCCCGTCTCGCCCAGGGCGCGCTCTACAACGTCCTGAACTTCAACGGCGCCGCCAATTTCGGCTCCAACGCGGTCGGCGCGCCCGGAACGCGCTTCTACCAGTTGAGCCAGGCTCTGCGCGACACCTACCAGGTCGCCGCGGGCGGCAGCCTCATCTGGTCGCCCGTGCGCGACCTCGATATCGGCCTCGAGGCCTTCTACACCCAGATCGGCGTCAAGCACGGGCGCGCGATCGACTCCGACAAGAGCCCCACCGCCTACGCCAACGTCGCCGGCATCAACAACGGCACGTTCGTCCCGCGCACCGTGACCCACGACTCGGTCTCGCAGGTCCGCTTCCGCGTCCAGCGCGACTTCTGA
- a CDS encoding 2-hydroxycarboxylate transporter family protein, producing the protein MTSTASPSPIPSPAEGRVEDGRAARFWPDVWWRLIDFKIGIIPLPIFVVLAILLTVLVQEGEIKPDGPTMIAVLVMGGFTCAEIGKRIPILKNIGAGAIFATFIPSALVYYALVPAQMVKAITDFTKFTNFLYIYIATIIVGSILGMDREVLIKGFLKIFAPLALGSVAAALVGTLVGTLLGLGPYKTFFFIVVPIMAGGVGEGAIPLSIGYAAILGLQQGVVFAQVLPPVMLGSLTAIILSGTLNSVGKRYPHLTGEGRLQPDSDGIKSSDAQAKAEAAKGQIDPATIGAAGLTAITLYLLGVMAHHLVGLPAPVAMLFLAVLAKLASAVSPHLQAGGFVVYKFVQVSMTYPLLFAIGVSLTPWHELMAAFTLVNLITIVSTVVTLMTVGFFVGRWLGMYPIETAIVNACHSGQGGTGDVAILTAANRMALMPFAQIATRIGGALTVTGTIVAMKWIGA; encoded by the coding sequence ATGACCAGCACCGCATCACCGAGCCCGATCCCATCGCCGGCTGAGGGCCGGGTGGAGGACGGGCGCGCGGCCCGGTTCTGGCCGGACGTCTGGTGGCGTCTGATCGACTTCAAGATCGGCATCATACCGCTCCCGATCTTCGTCGTGCTGGCGATCCTGCTCACCGTCCTGGTTCAGGAGGGCGAGATCAAGCCCGACGGGCCGACCATGATCGCCGTGCTGGTGATGGGCGGCTTCACCTGCGCGGAGATCGGCAAGCGGATCCCGATCCTGAAGAACATCGGTGCAGGCGCGATCTTCGCGACCTTCATCCCCTCGGCGCTGGTCTACTACGCGCTGGTGCCGGCGCAGATGGTGAAGGCGATCACCGATTTCACCAAGTTCACCAACTTCCTCTACATCTACATCGCCACGATCATCGTCGGCTCGATCCTCGGGATGGATCGCGAGGTCCTGATCAAGGGCTTCCTCAAGATCTTCGCGCCGCTCGCCCTCGGCTCCGTGGCGGCGGCCCTCGTCGGCACGCTGGTCGGCACGCTCCTCGGCCTCGGCCCCTACAAGACGTTCTTCTTCATCGTCGTGCCGATCATGGCCGGCGGCGTCGGCGAGGGGGCGATCCCGCTCTCCATCGGCTACGCGGCGATCCTCGGCCTGCAGCAGGGCGTGGTCTTCGCCCAGGTGCTGCCGCCGGTGATGCTGGGCTCCCTGACCGCGATCATCCTGTCGGGCACCCTGAACTCCGTCGGCAAGCGCTACCCGCACCTCACCGGCGAGGGGCGCCTCCAGCCCGATTCCGACGGCATCAAGTCGAGCGACGCGCAGGCCAAGGCCGAGGCCGCCAAGGGCCAGATCGACCCCGCCACGATCGGCGCGGCCGGGCTCACGGCGATTACCCTCTACCTGCTCGGCGTCATGGCCCACCACCTCGTCGGCCTGCCGGCGCCGGTGGCGATGCTGTTCCTCGCCGTCCTGGCGAAGCTCGCCAGCGCGGTGTCGCCCCATCTCCAGGCCGGCGGCTTCGTGGTCTACAAGTTCGTGCAGGTCTCGATGACCTACCCGCTGCTCTTCGCCATCGGTGTGTCGCTGACCCCCTGGCACGAGCTGATGGCCGCCTTCACCCTGGTGAACCTGATCACCATCGTGTCGACCGTGGTGACGCTGATGACCGTGGGCTTCTTCGTCGGCCGCTGGCTCGGCATGTACCCGATCGAGACCGCCATCGTGAACGCCTGCCACAGCGGCCAGGGCGGCACCGGCGACGTGGCGATCCTCACGGCGGCGAACCGCATGGCGCTGATGCCCTTCGCGCAGATCGCCACCCGCATCGGCGGCGCGCTGACCGTGACCGGCACGATCGTCGCCATGAAGTGGATCGGTGCCTGA
- a CDS encoding MFS transporter, which yields MAGDPGAVGATLQSRIGAILRSTSGNFLEMFDFFLFGFYATYIARAFFPSGNETTELLLTFGTFWLGALMRPLGAIVLGAYIDRIGRRKGLIITLAIMASGTVLIAFCPSYDTIGIAAPLIVLAGRLLQGFSAGVEIGGVSIYLFEIATPGRRGFYTSFQSASQQVAIMFAALIGYGLNAFLTKQQIGDFGWRIPFLIGCLIVPFIFFIRRSLQETQDFAKRTRHPTTREILTTVVANWRIVLLGMMLTTMTTVTFYMITVYTPTFGKNVLKLTETESLIVTLFVAITNFIWLPVGGALSDAIGRKPVLLTISTLSLLTTYPALHWLVADPTFGKMLAVELWFSFFFGVYNGAMVVSLSEVVPAHVRASGFSLAYSLATALFGTATPMVSTFLIEKTGDRAAPSYWLMAAAACGIVATLALFRSRPGLERVPAHA from the coding sequence ATGGCCGGTGATCCCGGGGCCGTCGGGGCCACGCTCCAGTCGAGGATCGGGGCGATCCTCCGCTCGACGAGCGGCAACTTCCTGGAGATGTTCGACTTCTTCCTGTTCGGGTTCTACGCCACCTACATCGCGCGGGCGTTCTTCCCGTCGGGCAACGAGACCACCGAGCTGCTCCTGACCTTCGGCACGTTCTGGCTCGGGGCGCTGATGCGGCCGCTCGGGGCGATCGTGCTGGGCGCCTATATCGACCGGATCGGCCGCCGGAAGGGCCTGATCATCACGCTCGCCATCATGGCGAGCGGCACGGTGCTCATCGCGTTCTGCCCGAGCTACGACACGATCGGCATCGCGGCCCCGCTGATCGTGCTCGCCGGACGCCTGCTGCAGGGGTTCTCGGCGGGCGTCGAGATCGGCGGCGTCTCGATCTACCTGTTCGAGATCGCCACGCCGGGGCGGCGCGGCTTCTACACGTCGTTCCAGTCGGCGAGCCAGCAGGTGGCGATCATGTTCGCCGCCCTGATCGGCTACGGGCTGAACGCCTTCCTGACCAAGCAGCAGATCGGCGATTTCGGCTGGCGCATCCCGTTCCTGATCGGCTGCCTGATCGTGCCGTTCATCTTCTTCATCCGGCGCTCGCTCCAGGAGACGCAGGACTTCGCCAAGCGGACCCGCCACCCGACCACCCGCGAGATCCTCACCACGGTGGTGGCCAACTGGCGGATCGTGCTGCTCGGCATGATGCTGACCACCATGACGACGGTGACCTTCTACATGATCACCGTCTACACCCCGACCTTCGGCAAGAACGTCCTCAAGCTCACCGAGACCGAAAGCCTGATCGTGACGCTGTTCGTGGCGATCACCAACTTCATCTGGCTGCCGGTGGGCGGGGCCTTGTCGGACGCCATCGGTCGCAAGCCGGTGCTGCTCACGATCTCGACCCTGTCGCTGCTGACGACCTACCCGGCCCTGCACTGGCTCGTGGCCGATCCAACCTTCGGCAAGATGCTCGCCGTGGAGCTGTGGTTCTCGTTCTTCTTCGGCGTCTACAACGGCGCGATGGTGGTCTCGCTCTCCGAGGTGGTGCCGGCCCATGTCCGCGCGAGCGGTTTCTCGCTGGCCTACAGCCTCGCCACCGCGCTGTTCGGCACGGCGACGCCCATGGTCTCGACCTTCCTGATCGAGAAGACCGGTGACCGGGCGGCACCGAGCTACTGGCTGATGGCGGCGGCCGCCTGCGGCATCGTCGCGACGCTCGCGCTGTTCCGGAGTCGACCGGGACTGGAGCGCGTGCCGGCCCACGCCTGA
- a CDS encoding GntR family transcriptional regulator — protein sequence MKASEAERSSGAGAYERLLRAIEDGELAPGSRLREAELAERFQISRTPVREALGRLEAQGLVAHEPHRGASVAQLDYGQVSELYDLREVLEGTAARLAAIHASTVETEILEEMVARDRTLLGDAPALARTNRLFHRQIHGAARNRFLQSTLETMRLSLVLLPGATTLAAPDRAAESLAEHAAIVAAIRTHDGDAAEAAARAHIRAAFKARIRIWQES from the coding sequence ATGAAGGCCAGCGAAGCGGAGCGCTCCAGCGGCGCCGGCGCCTATGAGCGGCTGTTGCGGGCGATCGAGGACGGCGAGCTCGCGCCCGGCAGCCGCTTGCGCGAGGCCGAACTCGCCGAGCGGTTCCAGATCAGCCGCACGCCGGTGCGCGAGGCGCTCGGCCGGCTGGAGGCGCAGGGCCTCGTCGCCCACGAGCCGCACCGGGGCGCCAGCGTGGCGCAACTCGACTACGGGCAGGTGAGCGAGCTCTACGACCTGCGCGAGGTGCTGGAGGGGACGGCCGCGCGCCTCGCGGCGATCCACGCCAGCACGGTCGAGACCGAGATCCTGGAGGAGATGGTCGCCCGGGACCGGACGCTCCTCGGGGACGCGCCCGCGCTGGCACGGACCAACCGCCTGTTCCACCGGCAGATCCACGGGGCGGCGCGCAACCGCTTCCTGCAGAGCACGCTGGAGACGATGCGCCTGTCGCTGGTGCTGCTCCCGGGCGCCACCACGCTGGCGGCGCCCGACCGCGCCGCGGAATCGCTCGCCGAGCACGCCGCGATCGTGGCGGCGATCCGGACCCACGACGGGGATGCCGCCGAGGCCGCGGCCCGGGCCCATATCCGGGCCGCCTTCAAGGCGCGAATCCGGATCTGGCAGGAGAGCTGA
- the tcuA gene encoding FAD-dependent tricarballylate dehydrogenase TcuA codes for MQCPDDAQWDVVVVGSGNAAMSAGLAALERGASVLMIEKAERDLAGGNTAYTAGAMRFVYAGNDDLIPLLVDPEDPRLPRTDFGAYTAQKFEEDLLGFNDGRPLSREQRILIDESGAALRWLATQGVKFEPIYSRQSFEKDGRFVFWGGLTLATHDEGFGLARAELEAFTRAGGEIRYGCPAQGLIVQDGRVVGVETPQGPVRAASVVLACGGFESNAALRTRFIGEGWDKARVRGTPHNQGDGLQMALDLGAKAHGFYGGCHATPMDLHTPDYGNLDLPHGERKHYRKICYFLGLMLNANGERFVDEGKNFRNYTYAQFGRSIMEQPGHVAWQIFDAKVDHLLYSEYRFHDAHFVEADTLDGLLDRLEGIDRAAARRTIAAFNAAVDESVPFDPTVKDGRGTSGLALPKSNWAQKIETGPFKAYPVTGGITFTYGGVEVGDDGGVKRADGGAIPGLYACGEMVGGVFFNGYPGGSGLTSGVVFGRRAGYGAAGRARG; via the coding sequence ATGCAGTGTCCGGACGATGCGCAGTGGGACGTGGTCGTGGTCGGGTCGGGCAACGCCGCCATGAGCGCCGGTCTCGCCGCCCTGGAGCGCGGCGCCTCGGTGCTGATGATCGAGAAGGCCGAGCGGGACCTGGCCGGCGGCAACACCGCCTACACGGCCGGCGCCATGCGCTTCGTCTACGCGGGCAACGACGACCTGATCCCGCTGCTGGTCGATCCCGAGGATCCGCGCCTGCCGCGGACCGATTTCGGTGCCTACACGGCGCAGAAGTTCGAGGAGGACCTGCTCGGCTTCAACGACGGGCGGCCGCTCTCGCGCGAGCAGCGCATCCTGATCGACGAGAGCGGCGCGGCCCTGCGCTGGCTGGCGACGCAGGGGGTGAAGTTCGAGCCGATCTATTCCCGCCAGTCCTTCGAGAAGGACGGGCGCTTCGTGTTCTGGGGCGGCCTGACGCTCGCCACCCACGACGAGGGCTTCGGCCTCGCCCGGGCCGAGCTGGAGGCCTTCACCCGGGCCGGCGGCGAGATCCGCTACGGCTGCCCGGCCCAGGGTCTGATCGTGCAGGACGGGCGCGTCGTCGGCGTGGAGACGCCGCAGGGGCCGGTCCGGGCGGCGTCCGTGGTGCTGGCCTGCGGCGGCTTCGAGTCGAACGCCGCCCTCCGCACGCGCTTCATCGGCGAGGGCTGGGACAAGGCGCGGGTGCGCGGCACGCCCCACAACCAGGGCGACGGGCTCCAGATGGCCCTGGACCTCGGCGCCAAGGCCCACGGCTTCTACGGCGGCTGCCACGCCACGCCGATGGACCTGCACACCCCCGATTACGGCAACCTCGACCTGCCGCACGGCGAGCGCAAGCACTACCGGAAGATCTGCTACTTCCTGGGGCTGATGCTGAACGCGAACGGCGAGCGCTTCGTCGACGAGGGCAAGAATTTCCGCAACTACACCTACGCCCAGTTCGGCCGCTCGATCATGGAGCAGCCCGGGCACGTGGCGTGGCAGATCTTCGACGCCAAGGTCGATCACCTGCTCTACAGCGAGTACCGGTTCCACGACGCGCACTTCGTCGAGGCCGACACCCTGGACGGGCTCCTCGACCGGCTCGAGGGCATCGACCGGGCGGCGGCGCGGCGGACCATCGCGGCGTTCAACGCCGCCGTTGACGAGAGCGTGCCGTTCGACCCGACCGTGAAGGACGGGCGCGGCACCAGCGGCCTCGCCCTGCCGAAGTCGAACTGGGCGCAGAAGATCGAGACCGGGCCGTTCAAGGCATACCCGGTCACGGGCGGCATCACCTTCACCTACGGCGGCGTCGAGGTCGGCGACGACGGCGGCGTGAAGCGCGCGGACGGCGGGGCGATTCCGGGCCTCTACGCCTGCGGCGAGATGGTCGGCGGCGTGTTCTTCAACGGCTATCCCGGCGGTTCGGGACTGACCTCCGGCGTCGTGTTCGGCCGCCGCGCCGGCTACGGCGCCGCCGGGAGGGCGCGCGGGTAG